AGCATGCTACTAAAAAAATAACAAGCGATAAGGGGGGCTCAGGGCCTGCCTTGTCAGTTTCCTGCTTTTTGAAAAATAAGAGTGGGCTTTTTGAAAAATTGGATGAAGAAATGGCTTAATGATGGAAACAGAACCTTTTTCACAAGGTAGATGTATGCTTGGGCACAGAGATTAAGCAGAGTTCCCTAACAGACTTCAAAAACCAAATGATGCCACATTACTTGTGAGGCTTATCCTAAATGGCTTATTCTAAGTGGCCTATTCAAAGGGCTTCTTCATGTGAGGCTATCAGGCATGTGCCCTATACATTTTATGTACACATTATAATTGGATCAAATATGTAGCCAAGAAAGGCTTAAGCTAAACCATTTTGAGTCATATATGGCACAAGTATCTTGTGCACATTACACAGAACAGAAAATGAGTTTGCACTAGAATACTTAAAATAACCCATCTGATAACCTCGTTGCTAGTTAAGAATGGTATACTGATGATGGGATATTAAGTGATATTTGACAGTTGCATATACATCTCAGTTCAATAATTGCTAGAGTTGTCTCAGTTAGAACTTCTTATTTACTCAGGCTGTCCTTATGAGAAGAAGAAATGACAGAAAGTGAACATGGAAATAAATTATATCAATTGCTGGATCCTCCACCAAGGCACCAATAGTACTCAATGTATGCAAATTATAAATAACATTGATGAATGGTTAAATTGAAGAATCATATTCTATATCATGGACTAAAAAGGAGGCCAACATCAATTAATTAAGGAGGTTAGCATGCTATTAACGAATAACAAGCAATAAGGGGGCTCAGGCCCTGCCCCTAGCAAGAATAGTGTATCAACTGCAGATGGCAATTTCTCACGATTTGCATAACTAGAGTTGGGAATATGAAAAACAGACAGATAGGAACATTGCTGTAGCTAAATTCCTAAGTACTAAGCAATTTCTCAAAGGCAGAAGAATTCGTACTGAGCATGTGAGATTCTGCAGAACATAGAAAATTAAGAACAGGGTGGCATGCATGCAGAAAAAGGTGCAAGACTGGGAGTATGAGATGCAATTACCTCCTTTTCTCAGGCAGGTAATCTGGCATCTCACTGGAGatgaaggggagagggagaccCTGAGACAGAACTCTTGCAGATTTGGTAGTGATCTGTCTGAAGAAGATTTGCTCCTCGGAATAAGCAGTGGCATTTAACAAAAGTTTCTTCTTCATGTGGACCTCGACCATCCATGTTTTGCCACTGTAGCCAAAAGTGTGGCTTCCCTCATATAATGAAAAGCAGATGGCGTCAGGATTTTTCATATTAAAAACAGGGAATTCTGGCATGACATGTGGGAGTTGGTTTTCAGCATCGAGGTCCCAGAATTCTTCAGCATCCAACGTAGCTTCTTCTATCCATGTGTCAGAATAGTTGCATAAGGACCAGGTGGTGATGCGGAAGGTGCTCCAGCACCGATTCAGCGCCATTACGGAGCTGCTGCTGTACTGATGGCTGATAGTGACAAACTTGATGGCAGAGCGGGTGACAAAGATATTGTGGCTAGCCTCAGGCCATCTTCTGCCACAATTCCGGTCATCACAGATCCCTTTAGTTGCATCCACTGGTAGTGGCACATACCTAAGCGTAGGTTCCCTCCATGGATCCTCCATGTTTCCGAAGATCATCCCCTTGTAATAGTTTACCCAGATTAAGTGGTGCCGGTAGGGCAGCACCCTATCTGTTGACCACCAGGACAGATCAAGGAGGTCGCCATTCGCACGGCGTACAGGGAGACGCTTGAGGACCCTCCACCCATCATACCCCTTACTCTTGCCAGAACCTGACACGAACAGGTAGATGTCAACCGCATCTTTCCTTGTCTCAAGATCAGCCACGATGAACAATCCACTATTCAAGgacagaactcccgtggcatcCGTACTCATTATGTGCTGCATAGGTCGGCCCTCATTCGAATCTCTCTTGGGATACAGAACAGGTACCAGAGACAAGGATGATCGCCGAGAGGGGTCGCTACTTGCCTCGTAGATGAAGTAGTCCACGGGATGAGCGGGACAACGAATGCCACGAACCATCTGGAATAGAACCAAGTTGCGGTCCGCTGCGATGACCTCCGGGCAGATCGAGGGGGGCCCTTGCGGCCAGTCGAGGGTGAGGACGGAAGTGCCAGGCG
Above is a genomic segment from Panicum hallii strain FIL2 chromosome 8, PHallii_v3.1, whole genome shotgun sequence containing:
- the LOC112903256 gene encoding uncharacterized protein LOC112903256; translation: MPISAKGKDTQVPGHRRSRRDSSPVDSLAAEAASRRAVAQIRPALTERPGPSRRSWRSTRDSSEEDTTAASPFTQIRLSLTGRPGPSQRSGRSTRNSSEEDATAASPPHPTWMILNRAGARRDYFPGDQTTSVFCHTSTGQKISVSFELVEPPGTSVLTLDWPQGPPSICPEVIAADRNLVLFQMVRGIRCPAHPVDYFIYEASSDPSRRSSLSLVPVLYPKRDSNEGRPMQHIMSTDATGVLSLNSGLFIVADLETRKDAVDIYLFVSGSGKSKGYDGWRVLKRLPVRRANGDLLDLSWWSTDRVLPYRHHLIWVNYYKGMIFGNMEDPWREPTLRYVPLPVDATKGICDDRNCGRRWPEASHNIFVTRSAIKFVTISHQYSSSSVMALNRCWSTFRITTWSLCNYSDTWIEEATLDAEEFWDLDAENQLPHVMPEFPVFNMKNPDAICFSLYEGSHTFGYSGKTWMVEVHMKKKLLLNATAYSEEQIFFRQITTKSARVLSQGLPLPFISSEMPDYLPEKRRKLTSKSTTKAVARSALPV